Proteins encoded by one window of Lathyrus oleraceus cultivar Zhongwan6 chromosome 1, CAAS_Psat_ZW6_1.0, whole genome shotgun sequence:
- the LOC127138621 gene encoding uncharacterized protein LOC127138621 has translation MMGTLSCFCMFLPHDKSRNTPMLKIKTLNPIPNFNSSLSLKCYSSTTSQQNQFTISYLVANFGFSLETATEVSKRVHFKTSEKPDSVILIFRNFGFSDSQINHIVSKAPNILTCNPHKRILPKFEFLLSKGASISDVVEIVGRSPRILYSSLDNCTIPTFQLVRKFFASNEEVIQLILKCRCFFGHYNVMNNVKLLLDDGVTDSNMRYLLLNRTVIFSSYDMRSALDMVKKMGFNDPSKVNFSLALYAITATTKSLWNAKVIVFKRWGWSDEMVLEAFRKRPLFMLSSTEKIDKVMRFWVNELGWNSLTLVKRPYIVTFSLEKRIIPRASVVLYLISKGLIEKNVELCTPFVVNEKAFLQKYVQSFKGERHNLLKLYQEKMDGKTIKENGEASGSY, from the coding sequence ATGATGGGAACACTATCTTGCTTCTGCATGTTTTTGCCACACGACAAATCTAGGAACACTCCAATGTTGAAAATCAAAACCCTAAATCCAATCCCAAATTTCAATTCTTCTCTCTCTTTGAAATGCTACTCTTCAACAACTTCCCAACAAAACCAATTCACTATTTCATATCTCGTTGCCAATTTCGGCTTCTCATTAGAAACCGCTACAGAGGTTTCCAAACGCGTTCATTTCAAGACTTCCGAAAAGCCTGATTCAGTAATCCTCATCTTCAGAAACTTCGGTTTCTCCGATTCTCAGATTAACCACATCGTTAGTAAAGCGCCCAACATTCTTACATGTAACCCCCACAAAAGGATTTTGCCAAAGTTTGAATTTTTACTCTCAAAAGGTGCTTCAATTTCTGATGTAGTGGAGATTGTGGGAAGAAGCCCTAGAATTCTATATTCAAGTCTTGACAATTGCACAATCCCTACTTTTCAATTGGTAAGAAAGTTCTTTGCATCTAATGAGGAAGTTATTCAACTCATACTTAAATGTAGATGTTTCTTTGGTCATTATAATGTTATGAATAATGTCAAGTTGTTGCTTGATGATGGAGTCACTGACTCAAATATGAGATATTTGTTACTTAACAGAACCGTTATATTTTCTTCTTATGACATGAGGAGTGCTTTGGATATGGTTAAGAAAATGGGATTTAATGATCCTTCCAAAGTTAATTTTAGTTTAGCATTGTATGCCATAACGGCCACGACGAAATCCCTCTGGAATGCCAAAGTTATTGTCTTTAAGAGATGGGGTTGGTCTGATGAAATGGTTCTTGAAGCATTTAGGAAGCGACCCTTGTTTATGCTATCATCCACAGAGAAAATTGATAAGGTCATGAGATTTTGGGTGAATGAGTTGGGTTGGAACTCCTTGACTCTTGTCAAAAGGCCGTATATTGTAACATTTAGTTTGGAGAAAAGGATCATTCCGAGGGCCAGTGTTGTTTTATATCTGATCTCCAAAGGTTTGATAGAAAAGAATGTTGAACTCTGTACCCCTTTCGTTGTTAATGAAAAGGCGTTTCTTCAAAAGTATGTGCAAAGTTTTAAAGGGGAAAGACATAATTTGTTAAAGCTATACCAGGAGAAAATGGATGGTAAGACAATCAAGGAAAATGGTGAAGCGTCTGGAAGCTATTGA